One genomic segment of Lampris incognitus isolate fLamInc1 chromosome 2, fLamInc1.hap2, whole genome shotgun sequence includes these proteins:
- the camk1gb gene encoding calcium/calmodulin-dependent protein kinase IGb, protein MGRKEADYVWKKDTDNIHDVFEVMEELGSGAFSEVYMVKERKTGKLFAMKCVKKKQKRDLNLENEIAVLSKIKHENVVGLEDFYESRTHYYLIMQLVSGGELFDRILDRGMYSEKDASRVIQQVLQAVNYLHQRGIVHRDLKPENLLYYSQDENSKIMISDFGLSKMADNGIMSTACGTPGYVAPEVLAQKPYSKAVDCWSIGVITYILLCGYPPFYEETETRLFSKIMKAQYEFDSPFWDDISESAKDFIRNMMQRNPNMRYTTDQALRHPWIIGKTARSQDIYHSVSVQIQKNFAKSKWKQAFNATVAINHMKKLQLAHSELLEKQVNIPDIKVIDVSSPTKPCQHLDPEVLDGEVAEINGNIPGTNHMTLPPSPTEPKSHYHQLKTSQSHCNPHHAPTIAEQGKHAYHSEPANLNGYGKSRTGKILQTGVCTVM, encoded by the exons ATGGGTCGTAAAGAGGCCGACTACGTATGGAAGAAGGACACCGACAACATCCATGATGTTTTTGAGGTCATGGAGGAGTTGGGATC GGGGGCATTCTCTGAGGTTTACATGGTGAAGGAGAGGAAGACGGGAAAGTTGTTTGCCATGAAATGcgtgaagaagaagcagaagagggACCTCAACTTGGAAAATGAGATTGCTGTGCTGAGCAA gATCAAACACGAGAATGTTGTGGGACTGGAGGATTTCTATGAAAGTCGGACCCATTACTATCTTATCATGCAGCT CGTTTCGGGTGGTGAGCTGTTTGACCGCATTCTGGACCGGGGGATGTACTCAGAGAAAGACGCCAGCAGGGTGATCCAGCAAGTGCTGCAGGCTGTCAACTACCTGCACCAAAGAGGCATAGTACATCGCGACCTCAAG CCGGAGAACCTCCTGTACTACAGCCAAGATGAAAACTCCAAGATCATGATCAGTGATTTTGGCCTCTCCAAGATGGCCGACAATGGTATCATGTCGACAGCCTGCGGCACACCAGGATATGTTG CTCCTGAGGTTTTAGCACAGAAGCCCTATAGCAAGGCAGTGGACTGCTGGTCAATTGGAGTAATCACCTACATCCT GCTCTGTGGATATCCCCCTTTTTACGAAGAAACCGAGACACGACTGTTTTCTAAGATCATGAAGGCGCAGTACGAGTTTGACTCTCCATTTTGGGATGACATCTCTGAATCAG CTAAAGATTTCATACGCAACATGATGCAGAGGAATCCTAACATGCGCTACACCACAGACCAAGCGCTCAGACACCCCTG GATCATTGGAAAAACGGCACGGAGCCAGGACATCTACCATTCCGTCAGTGTTCAGATCCAGAAAAACTTTGCCAAGTCCAAATGGAAG CAAGCCTTTAATGCTACTGTGGCCATTAACCACATGAAGAAGCTCCAGCTAGCTCATTCAGAACTGCTGGAAAAGCAGGTCAATATCCCAGACATCAAGGTCATCGATGTGTCCTCCCCAACCAAACCCTGCCAACACCTGGACCCAGAGGTACTCGATGGAGAGGTGGCGGAGATCAATGGGAACATACCTGGAACAAATCACATGACCCTGCCCCCCAGCCCGACTGAGCCGAAGAGCCACTACCACCAGCTGAAGACCAGTCAGAGCCACTGCAATCCGCACCACGCACCCACCATTGCTGAGCAGGGCAAGCACGCCTACCACTCTGAGCCTGCTAACCTTAACGG gtatgGTAAGAGCCGCACCGGAAAAattttgcagactggagtatgCACGGTTATGTGA